In Papaver somniferum cultivar HN1 chromosome 1, ASM357369v1, whole genome shotgun sequence, a genomic segment contains:
- the LOC113271538 gene encoding uncharacterized protein LOC113271538: MDDAEMIDKPQKKIPVKVLRYFSIVPILRRLYQSAALAEQLIWHATNKSKDGKMRHPTDSLAWKHIDTKYPEFASDPRNLRLGLAADGFNPFGDLSAAHSCWPVTLVVYNLPPQLCMQGDNIILSMMIPGKKQPGNDIDVYLQPLIDDLFELWEKGVQVYDSFTKTDFNLKALLMWTINDFPAYGNLSGCTYKGKEACPLCGENTLSNWLAFSRKIVYLNHRIFLRHNHPLRQKKDWFNGEIERKEKPPVMSGAAALECQNSITNDFGKSEKNEEEIRKKKDQKKKNKGKSSAAASANVGNSKCGKRKRDVVADAAISGANDDETELRVFNKRSIFFDLPYWKDLLLRHNIDVMHTEKNVCESIIGTILNIKSKTKDGLKSRNDLKSMGIRPELHPVEINGKTILPPAPYCLNDKEKAILYNRMRNLKVPYGCSSDLRKHFSKDGCLGVLKAHDYHVLMQQILHVALQGLLPVGPREAIFRLCSYFHEICQRAVDLHRLIELEVEVAETLCMLERYFPPSLFDVMMHLTINLAREVRLCGPVQYRWMYPFERYMKTFKEYVKNYAQPEACIAECYLGMKCVRYFDIRKAQAAETGVE, encoded by the exons ATGGACGATGCTGAAATGATAGACAAGCCGCAAAAGAAGATACCGGTGAAGGTGCTTAGGTACTTCTCCATTGTGCCGATATTGAGAAGATTGTATCAATCAGCAGCACTGGCTGAGCAGTTGATATGGCACGCGACGAACAAGAGTAAGGATGGGAAGATGCGTCATCCAACAGATTCTTTGGCTTGGAAGCACATAGACACAAAGTATCCCGAGTTTGCTTCAGATCCCCGTAATTTGCGTCTTGGGCTTGCTGCTGATGGATTTAATCCATTTGGTGATCTTTCCGCAGCCCACAGTTGTTGGCCAGTGACGCTCGTGGTTTATAATTTGCCTCCTCAGTTGTGTATGCAAGGTgacaacataattctgagcatgaTGATTCCAGGAAAAAAACAACCGGGTAATGACATTGATGTATACTTGCAGCCCTTGATTGATGATCTTTTTGAGTTGTGGGAGAAAGGGGTACAGGTATATGATTCGTTTACTAAAACAGATTTTAACTTGAAGGCGTTATTAATGTGGACAATAAATGATTTCCCTGCATATGGTAATTTATCTGGATGTACGTATAAAGGGAAGGAAGCCTGTCCTCTTTGCGGTGAAAATACACTTTCAAACTGGTTGGCATTTAGTCGTAAAATTGTCTACTTGAATCATAGGATATTTCTTCGTCATAATCATCCTCTTCGGCAGAAAAAAGACTGGTTTAATGGAGAGATTGAGAGGAAGGAAAAGCCACCTGTTATGTCTGGTGCTGCGGCACTTGAATGTCAGAATAGTATTACAAATGATTTTGGGAAATCAGAGAAGAACGAGGAGGagataaggaaaaagaaagatcaaaagaagaagaataagggcAAGAGTAGTGCGGCAGCAAGTGCAAATGTGGGTAATTCTAAATGTGGGAAGCGGAAAAGGGATGTTGTTGCTGATGCGGCTATTTCTGGTGCaaatgatgatgaaactgaactTCGGGTGTTTAACAAACGATCAATATTCTTCGACTTGCCTTACTGGAAG GATTTATTACTACGGCACAatattgatgttatgcatacagaaAAAAATGTTTGCGAGAGTATTATTGGTACTATATTGAATATAAAGTCCAAAACAAAAGACGGTCTAAAGTCCCGCAATGATCTGAAGAGTATGGGAATAAGACCAGAATTACATCCAGTAGAGATAAATGGAAAAACGATCCTTCCACCAGCACCATACTGTTTAAATGACAAGGAAAAGGCTATATTGTATAATAGGATGAGAAATTTAAAGGTTCCATATGGTTGTAGTTCTGATCTTAGAAAGCATTTCTCAAAAGATGGTTGCTTAGGTGTTCTTAAggctcatgattaccatgttcttATGCAACAAATATTACACGTTGCTTTGCAAGGACTTTTACCTGTAGGGCCAAGGGAGGCAATTTTCAGGTTATGTTCTTATTTTCACGAAATATGCCAAAGGGCAGTTGATCTCCATAGATTAATAGAACTTGAAGTAGAAGTTGCTGAGACTTTGTGTATGTTGGAGAGGTACTTCCCTCCGTCACTTTTTGATGTCATGATGCACTTGACAATTAACCTAGCTCGAGAAGTGCGATTATGTGGACCTGTACAATATCgttggatgtatccatttgaaag GTATATGAAGACATTCAAAGAATATGTAAAAAATTATGCACAACCTGAAGCTTGTATAGCCGAGTGTTATCTTGGAATGAAGTGTGTTAGGTATTTTGATATTCGTAAGGCCCAAGCAGCTGAAACAGGAGTAGAGTAA
- the LOC113271554 gene encoding serpin-Z2B-like, whose protein sequence is MENKLKAKPSSFNVHGSSSTTTREWLTAREYILKVQPPSFKVHGSPSYARKSKAKLPETSNKSTANAFKVGLSMEKTAKESKAKKKKKAANSCIKLVQDVWLNESKNTNFVFSPFSIESALGLLASGASGETLNQILSFLSSKSLNHLYSVNSKLIKSLSEQGTEPILSFARGVWIEKSCPIKPSFIKVAAAVYKAKVRTLDFKNKRRGAEQGKTNGLIQELIPNGAVNENTKFILANALHFKGCWKDPNQFDPMLTKKSKFYLLHGGKPVQVPFISSKQRQYITCYDSFRVLQLPYKCSGIPETAGGLSFRSSRVLQELGIVLPFDEFKAELTGMLNTNGTSKPKNDGTSKLHVSNVFLKCFVEVDEEGTEAAAATAILWNIQRRKRPPTPPPVNFVPDHPFMFIIREEQSGVVLFMGHVLNPLLNS, encoded by the exons ATGGAGAACAAACTAAAAGCAAAGCCATCCTCATTCAACGTTCATGGTTCATCGTCAACAACAACAAGAGAATGGCTGACAGCAAGGGAGTATATACTCAAAGTACAGCCTCCTTCATTCAAAGTTCATGGTTCACCATCGTACGCAAGAAAATCGAAGGCAAAGCTACCAGAAACTAGCAACAAGAGCACTGCTAATGCGTTCaaagtagggctgtcaatgg AAAAAACTGCGAAAGAATCAAaagcaaagaaaaagaagaaagcagCCAATTCATGTATCAAACTAGTGCAAGATGTCTGGTTAAACGAATCCAAGAACACGAATTTTGTATTCTCTCCGTTCTCAATTGAGAGTGCTCTAGGCTTACTAGCTTCCGGAGCAAGTGGTGAAACCTTAAACCAGATATTAAGCTTTCTCAGCTCTAAAAGCCTCAACCATCTATATTCTGTTAATTCTAAACTCATTAAATCCTTAAGCGAACAGGGAACTGAACCCATACTTTCTTTTGCTAGAGGTGTTTGGATTGAAAAATCTTGTCCCATTAAACCTTCATTCATAAAAGTTGCCGCCGCGGTATATAAAGCAAAAGTCAGAACCCTGGATTTCAAAAATAAG CGAAGAGGTGCGGAACAAGGTAAAACAAATGGGTTAATACAAGAGCTTATTCCTAATGGAGCAGTCAATGAAAATACAAAGTTTATATTGGCGAATGCACTCCATTTCAAAGGATGTTGGAAGGACCCAAATCAATTTGATCCGATGCTAACCAAGAAATCCAAGTTCTATCTCCTTCATGGGGGAAAACCAGTACAAGTTCCCTTCATTTCGTCCAAACAAAGACAATATATCACTTGTTATGATAGCTTCAGAGTACTTCAACTCCCATACAAATGTTCAGGAATACCCGAAACTGCTGGTGGTCTAAGTTTTCGAT CATCAAGAGTACTCCAGGAATTGGGTATTGTTCTGccttttgatgaattcaaagcaGAGCTGACGGGGATGTTGAATACTAATGGTACTAGTAAACCTAAGAATGATGGTACTAGTAAGCTCCATGTCTCAAATGTTTTTCTCAAGTGTTTtgttgaagttgatgaagaaggaACGGAAGCTGCTGCTGCTACAGCTATTTTGTGGAACATACAACGTCGCAAGCGTCCTCCTACTCCTCCTCCTGTTAATTTTGTGCCTGATCATCCTTTCATGTTTATTATAAGGGAAGAGCAGAGTGGTGTGGTGTTGTTCATGGGACATGTCCTTAATCCTTTGTTAAATTCGTGA